Proteins found in one bacterium genomic segment:
- a CDS encoding permease-like cell division protein FtsX, producing the protein MFLTLSRIIKYGFKNFLRNGWLSTATIAVMFLALFVLQGLIIFNVVAKTAITSVQNKIDISVYFKSNVAEDEILNLKKSLEGLSEVKKVEYISQDQALAEFKARHQENSAVSQAIEVIGTNPLLSSLNIKANNPKEYAAIADYLNNQSLSPIIEKVSYAQNQVVINRLISIVDTAKSGGIILSIIAAIIAVLVAFNTIRLAIYTNRDAIGIMRVVGASNNFIRGPYIVEGVLYGILAAVLSFAVIVPLITYASPYVNNFIPDMNLQTYFASNFLRLLGYQLLFGIILGTVSSFIAVRRHLQI; encoded by the coding sequence ATGTTTCTTACTCTTTCGCGGATAATTAAATACGGATTTAAAAATTTTTTAAGAAACGGATGGCTAAGCACGGCCACTATTGCGGTTATGTTTTTGGCTCTTTTTGTTTTACAAGGTTTGATAATTTTTAATGTCGTCGCCAAAACCGCCATCACTTCCGTCCAGAATAAAATTGATATCAGCGTTTATTTCAAAAGCAATGTCGCCGAAGACGAAATTTTAAATCTCAAAAAATCCCTGGAAGGATTAAGCGAAGTCAAAAAAGTGGAATATATTTCCCAAGACCAGGCCTTAGCCGAATTTAAGGCCCGCCATCAAGAAAATTCAGCCGTCTCTCAGGCCATAGAGGTGATCGGGACAAATCCGCTTCTTTCTTCTCTTAATATAAAAGCCAATAATCCCAAAGAGTACGCCGCCATCGCCGACTATCTCAATAACCAATCCCTTTCGCCAATAATTGAAAAAGTAAGTTACGCCCAGAACCAGGTAGTAATCAACCGGTTAATCAGTATTGTTGATACCGCAAAAAGCGGAGGCATAATCCTCTCAATTATCGCCGCCATAATTGCCGTTTTAGTGGCTTTTAATACCATCCGGCTGGCGATCTACACCAACCGGGACGCCATTGGTATTATGAGAGTGGTAGGCGCTTCTAATAATTTTATTCGCGGCCCCTACATTGTTGAAGGAGTTCTTTATGGAATTTTAGCCGCCGTTTTAAGCTTTGCCGTGATAGTGCCTTTGATCACTTATGCCTCTCCTTATGTGAATAATTTCATTCCGGATATGAATCTTCAAACTTACTTTGCTTCAAATTTTTTACGTCTTTTGGGCTATCAGCTTCTTTTCGGAATCATTCTAGGCACTGTTTCCAGCTTCATCGCCGTCCGCCGCCATTTGCAAATTTAA
- a CDS encoding diacylglycerol kinase family protein, which produces MNKFLNNRKKNIILSFKTAWKGIWTVLVYEPAFKYMLAVALIVIGAMLYFPTSRDEKATLLVMIFSVLILELINSVMERFLDFLQPADDQRVRIIKDLLAAIVLVVSLAAIVIGILVFWPHITAIL; this is translated from the coding sequence ATGAATAAATTTTTAAATAACAGAAAAAAAAATATTATTTTGAGTTTTAAGACCGCATGGAAAGGCATTTGGACAGTTTTGGTTTACGAGCCGGCTTTTAAGTATATGCTCGCGGTTGCCTTGATAGTTATCGGGGCGATGCTTTATTTTCCAACCAGCCGGGACGAAAAGGCCACGCTTTTGGTTATGATTTTTTCGGTTTTAATTCTGGAATTAATTAACTCCGTGATGGAGCGATTTTTAGATTTTCTTCAGCCGGCGGATGATCAGCGCGTCCGAATTATCAAAGATCTTTTGGCGGCCATCGTCCTTGTAGTTTCTTTAGCGGCGATTGTTATCGGCATTCTTGTTTTCTGGCCTCATATCACAGCTATTCTTTAA
- the mltG gene encoding endolytic transglycosylase MltG yields MAVIDNINKKNLILAGLILVLAVSVIIFLNQFSAPQRKAAEERIVVNLATTEAELIPKLKQQGYIRSEWAFNFALKIKNWRGKIKSGGYTVSKSMSVWQLADILVNHPYQKWAVIPEGLRKEEIAYIIQNKIGWPDSEKEKFIKNSKEGYLFPDTYLFDLAYKSDDAIKKMENNFNEKTADSIKEAKVKNIRNDTLIVLASLIQREAANEKEMPLIASVIWNRWTKSIPFQIDATVQYALGEPGNWWKKVKLEDYKINSPYNTYIHQGRPPAPISNPGLAAINAVINPEKTDYLYYLHDSAGQIHLAKTYEEHLKNIEKYLK; encoded by the coding sequence ATGGCAGTAATTGATAATATAAACAAAAAAAATCTGATTCTGGCCGGATTAATTTTAGTTTTAGCAGTTAGTGTTATTATTTTTCTCAATCAATTTTCGGCGCCGCAGCGAAAAGCGGCAGAAGAACGGATTGTGGTTAATCTAGCCACAACCGAAGCCGAGCTTATTCCTAAACTGAAACAGCAGGGTTATATCAGAAGCGAGTGGGCTTTTAATTTCGCGTTAAAAATAAAAAATTGGCGGGGCAAAATAAAATCGGGGGGATACACTGTATCAAAAAGCATGAGTGTTTGGCAGTTGGCCGATATATTGGTAAATCATCCTTATCAAAAATGGGCGGTAATACCGGAAGGATTAAGAAAAGAAGAAATTGCGTACATAATCCAAAATAAAATCGGCTGGCCTGACAGCGAAAAAGAAAAATTCATTAAAAACAGTAAAGAAGGATATTTATTTCCGGACACTTATCTTTTTGACCTCGCTTACAAAAGCGATGACGCGATAAAAAAGATGGAAAATAATTTCAACGAGAAAACCGCCGATTCAATTAAAGAAGCTAAAGTAAAAAATATCAGAAATGACACTCTAATCGTCCTCGCTTCCCTGATTCAACGGGAAGCAGCCAATGAAAAAGAAATGCCGTTAATCGCCAGCGTTATTTGGAACCGATGGACGAAGAGCATCCCCTTCCAGATAGATGCCACCGTCCAATACGCGCTGGGAGAGCCGGGTAATTGGTGGAAAAAAGTAAAATTGGAAGATTATAAAATTAATTCGCCTTACAATACTTATATTCATCAAGGCCGGCCGCCGGCGCCGATTTCCAATCCCGGGTTAGCGGCAATTAATGCCGTGATTAATCCGGAAAAAACGGATTATCTTTATTATTTGCACGACAGCGCGGGGCAAATTCATCTTGCCAAAACTTATGAGGAGCATCTGAAAAATATTGAAAAATATCTAAAATAG
- a CDS encoding alpha/beta hydrolase → MKQQIVLIHGGNTYKTYREYLSFLKKKKIDFERYKNAKSDWKKTLGGKLGKKFEVISLDMPNKANAKYAEWKIWFEKFIPYIKTGVILVGHSLGGIFLAKYLSENKFSKKIRAVFLVAAPYDTEDTGESLADFILPKKLSKLSQAAENIFIYQSQDDPVVLFVNALKYKKALPQAKMRIFKNRGHFNQASFPEMIKEIKKLL, encoded by the coding sequence ATGAAACAACAAATTGTTTTAATTCACGGAGGCAATACTTATAAAACTTACAGAGAATATCTTTCTTTCTTAAAGAAAAAGAAAATTGATTTTGAAAGGTATAAAAATGCAAAAAGCGACTGGAAAAAGACGCTTGGCGGAAAACTCGGCAAAAAATTTGAAGTTATTTCTTTGGATATGCCGAACAAAGCAAACGCCAAATACGCCGAATGGAAAATTTGGTTTGAAAAGTTTATCCCTTATATAAAAACCGGAGTTATTTTAGTAGGCCATTCGCTCGGAGGAATTTTTTTGGCGAAATATTTATCAGAAAATAAATTTTCTAAAAAGATACGCGCGGTTTTTTTGGTGGCGGCTCCTTATGATACTGAGGATACCGGTGAATCTTTGGCGGATTTTATTTTGCCCAAAAAATTAAGCAAATTATCGCAGGCAGCGGAAAATATTTTTATTTATCAAAGCCAAGACGACCCTGTTGTTCTTTTTGTCAATGCCTTAAAATACAAAAAAGCTTTGCCGCAGGCAAAAATGAGAATATTCAAAAACCGAGGTCATTTTAATCAGGCCAGCTTCCCGGAAATGATAAAAGAAATTAAAAAACTTTTATAA
- a CDS encoding DUF4012 domain-containing protein, translating into MARVPKKNISPVLADIKHPGKKIACKPVNFCRQIFPLKKIAGERPRKILLRRRNKIPFQKIILTFLGIIVLTLLIGGSLFFAKFNASKPVISAKIHSIIDNFQEAVSSLNNFDPQKAIALFDENNSELIAVKNLFQNFLLTKILNLGGFFEKSLSLNQSALAISRNLETLKTNGLNLFLNGDGKELVGIIKNLQKEIDNIQQDTNLIRNQIASVGDKMNFLQGNLFDFSQINKIATDEYINYGAKLYQTEDVLAGLLNILQSVNDVHWLIFFQNPAEIRPAGGFLGSYADLTISSGWLANIDVRDIYDPDGQLELKVVPPMPLQAITTSWGARDANWFFDFPLSAQKVISFLEASKIYQEKNIKFSGVIALNIRILESILGITGPMKLADYPEINKDNFMAEIQREVEAGPDKAKGQPKRILQVLAPALLEKINNFDEIQKKELTEKLKFHLANKDIMLFAEDRRLQNFFSQNNFAGEVYKLPDNFYGSYLAVVNANIAGGKSDFFIKQETDLQISLDSDGKAVSQLKIKRTHYGNTEKASWWRATNKNFLKIFASPGSRLIEIKGNSQKVVNPPIDYKKQNYQNDFVVQAIEKNQQFSEDSNVWSGEEAGKTTWSSWFNVPAGATKTLELEYETLANVYSSVKPGKTYQFIFDKQSGVDGKLKVSIETPPGYKWQESKNYIYEYQNDNPPSRLIINLTLLSV; encoded by the coding sequence ATGGCGAGAGTTCCCAAAAAAAATATCTCTCCGGTTCTTGCCGATATTAAGCATCCGGGCAAAAAAATCGCCTGCAAGCCGGTGAATTTTTGCCGACAAATCTTTCCTTTAAAGAAAATCGCCGGGGAAAGACCCCGCAAAATTTTGTTGCGCCGGCGGAATAAAATTCCTTTTCAAAAAATAATTTTGACTTTTTTGGGCATTATTGTTTTGACCCTGCTTATCGGCGGCTCCTTATTTTTCGCCAAATTCAACGCTTCTAAGCCGGTTATTTCGGCGAAAATTCATTCAATTATTGACAACTTCCAGGAAGCCGTTAGTTCATTAAATAATTTTGACCCGCAAAAAGCGATAGCTCTTTTTGACGAAAATAATTCCGAGCTAATTGCCGTCAAAAATTTATTTCAAAATTTTCTTTTAACAAAAATTTTAAATCTTGGCGGATTTTTTGAAAAATCCCTGAGTTTGAACCAATCGGCGCTGGCTATTTCCCGGAATCTGGAGACTCTTAAAACAAATGGGTTAAATCTTTTCTTAAACGGCGACGGCAAAGAATTGGTCGGAATAATCAAAAACCTTCAAAAAGAAATTGATAACATCCAACAGGACACCAATTTAATCCGCAATCAAATAGCTTCTGTCGGCGATAAAATGAATTTTTTACAAGGGAATTTATTTGATTTTAGTCAAATTAATAAAATAGCTACTGATGAATATATCAATTATGGCGCCAAACTTTATCAAACAGAAGATGTTTTAGCCGGCTTACTCAATATCCTGCAGTCAGTAAACGATGTTCATTGGCTGATTTTTTTCCAAAACCCGGCCGAAATCAGACCGGCGGGAGGATTTTTGGGAAGCTATGCCGATCTGACAATCAGTTCCGGCTGGCTGGCCAATATTGATGTTCGGGATATTTATGACCCTGACGGTCAATTGGAATTAAAAGTGGTTCCGCCAATGCCGCTTCAAGCCATCACCACTTCCTGGGGGGCCCGCGACGCCAACTGGTTTTTTGATTTTCCTTTGTCCGCCCAAAAAGTAATAAGTTTTTTGGAGGCCTCAAAAATTTATCAGGAAAAAAACATTAAATTTTCGGGAGTTATCGCTTTAAATATCAGAATTCTGGAAAGTATTCTGGGAATTACCGGGCCGATGAAACTTGCCGATTATCCGGAAATAAATAAAGACAATTTTATGGCAGAAATCCAAAGAGAAGTTGAAGCCGGGCCGGATAAGGCTAAGGGACAACCGAAACGTATTCTCCAGGTTTTGGCGCCGGCGCTGCTTGAAAAAATAAATAATTTTGACGAAATTCAAAAAAAAGAATTGACGGAAAAACTCAAATTTCATTTAGCCAATAAAGATATTATGCTTTTTGCCGAAGACCGGCGGCTCCAAAATTTCTTTTCTCAAAATAATTTCGCCGGTGAAGTTTATAAACTGCCGGACAATTTTTACGGCAGTTATCTGGCGGTCGTCAACGCCAATATCGCCGGGGGAAAAAGTGATTTTTTCATAAAACAAGAAACTGATCTTCAAATAAGTTTGGACAGCGACGGCAAAGCCGTCAGTCAGCTAAAAATAAAAAGAACCCATTACGGCAATACCGAAAAAGCGTCTTGGTGGCGGGCTACTAACAAAAATTTCCTTAAAATCTTTGCCTCGCCCGGATCGCGTCTTATAGAAATCAAAGGGAACAGTCAAAAAGTCGTCAATCCGCCGATAGACTACAAAAAACAAAATTATCAAAACGATTTTGTGGTCCAAGCAATTGAAAAAAACCAGCAATTTTCGGAAGATTCTAATGTCTGGTCGGGCGAAGAAGCCGGAAAAACGACCTGGTCAAGCTGGTTTAACGTGCCAGCTGGCGCAACTAAAACCCTGGAATTAGAATATGAAACATTAGCTAATGTTTATTCATCCGTCAAACCTGGCAAAACCTACCAATTTATTTTTGACAAACAATCCGGCGTGGATGGAAAATTAAAGGTGAGTATTGAAACGCCGCCGGGATATAAATGGCAAGAAAGTAAAAATTATATTTATGAATACCAGAACGATAATCCGCCGTCTCGTCTGATTATAAATCTCACTTTATTAAGCGTATAA
- the ftsE gene encoding cell division ATP-binding protein FtsE, translating to MITFQNVTKTYSKNSTALENISFKINPKEFVSIVGRSGAGKSTIVKLVVGEEKPSGGRIFFDSQEVNKLKYSQLPQYRRQIGTIFQDFRLLTGKTVFENIAFALEVEGRPQKEINKFVPEILELVGLKEKLQSFPYELSGGEKQRVAIARAMINQPEVLVADEPTGNLDPFNTWEIIKLLMKINEMGSIVILATHNKEIINTLGHRVITLDKGKIIRDEEHGRFILTN from the coding sequence ATGATAACTTTCCAAAACGTAACTAAAACCTATAGCAAAAATTCAACGGCTCTGGAAAATATCAGCTTCAAAATAAATCCCAAAGAATTCGTCTCTATTGTCGGCCGCTCCGGAGCCGGCAAATCAACCATCGTCAAACTTGTTGTCGGTGAAGAAAAACCAAGCGGGGGAAGAATCTTTTTTGATTCCCAGGAAGTCAATAAATTAAAATATTCCCAGCTTCCGCAATATCGCCGGCAAATCGGAACCATTTTCCAGGATTTCCGGCTTTTGACCGGAAAAACGGTTTTTGAAAACATCGCTTTTGCCCTGGAAGTGGAAGGCAGGCCTCAAAAAGAAATAAATAAGTTTGTTCCCGAGATTCTTGAACTGGTGGGATTAAAAGAAAAATTACAGAGTTTTCCATATGAATTGTCAGGCGGCGAAAAACAGCGGGTGGCTATCGCCCGGGCTATGATCAACCAGCCCGAGGTGCTTGTCGCCGATGAACCGACGGGAAACCTTGATCCGTTTAATACCTGGGAAATAATCAAACTTCTGATGAAAATCAACGAAATGGGCAGTATCGTTATTCTGGCTACTCATAACAAAGAAATTATAAACACCTTGGGTCACCGGGTTATCACTTTGGACAAAGGGAAAATTATCAGGGACGAAGAACACGGTCGCTTCATCCTTACTAACTAA
- a CDS encoding DEAD/DEAH box helicase, which translates to MDQHSNFHNLGIAPNILEALNRLHFITPTPIQVKSIPPAIDGKDLVGVAQTGTGKTLAFGVPMLQMALCGKQGLVILPTRELAFQVHDVLRKIGAAFGIRTAVLIGGESIRGQIQTLQKRPHIIIGTPGRIIDHLEQKTLSLKSVEVLVLDEADRMLDMGFAPQLKRILSVLPRERQTMLFSATMPEDIVLMARAYMKLPLRVEIAPSGTTVKEVTQELFFVEKHDKSRLLEKLLYEYRGSILVFSRTKYGAKRIALNVRTMGHTAAEIHSNRSLTQRREALEGFRNGKYRVLVATDIAARGIDVKGIEVVLNYDLPEKPEDYIHRIGRTARAGGAGHAISFATPDQKGDVRGIERLIRATLPLSKLPELPPARKSEQTAEDREPRFGYSRRPQSSSRFSPAKRDFGHSSRPSSRSGSFRPKRSSNNNGGYFR; encoded by the coding sequence ATGGACCAACATTCAAATTTTCACAATCTCGGCATTGCGCCGAATATTTTAGAGGCGCTTAATCGCCTTCACTTTATAACCCCCACGCCTATCCAGGTGAAGTCAATTCCTCCGGCGATTGACGGGAAAGACCTCGTGGGCGTCGCGCAAACAGGAACAGGGAAAACCCTGGCTTTCGGTGTGCCTATGCTTCAGATGGCTCTTTGCGGTAAACAGGGGCTCGTTATCCTGCCGACCCGGGAGCTTGCTTTTCAGGTACATGATGTTCTTCGTAAAATTGGAGCGGCGTTCGGAATACGAACCGCGGTTTTAATCGGCGGAGAATCAATCAGGGGCCAAATCCAAACGCTTCAAAAAAGACCGCACATTATTATCGGAACGCCTGGAAGAATTATTGACCATTTGGAACAAAAAACGCTTTCTTTGAAATCAGTGGAGGTTCTTGTGCTTGATGAAGCCGACCGGATGCTTGATATGGGCTTCGCTCCGCAACTGAAACGAATACTAAGCGTTCTTCCTCGCGAACGACAGACAATGCTTTTCTCGGCAACGATGCCCGAGGATATTGTTTTAATGGCAAGGGCCTATATGAAATTACCCCTTAGAGTTGAAATCGCCCCGTCCGGCACCACGGTTAAAGAAGTGACACAAGAACTTTTCTTTGTTGAAAAGCACGACAAGTCACGACTTTTAGAAAAACTTCTTTATGAATATCGGGGATCAATTTTAGTATTTTCACGGACAAAATATGGCGCTAAACGTATTGCGCTAAACGTCCGAACGATGGGCCATACGGCGGCCGAAATTCACTCAAACCGTTCTCTTACCCAGCGCCGGGAAGCGCTTGAAGGTTTCAGAAACGGAAAATACCGCGTGCTTGTCGCAACTGATATTGCCGCCCGAGGCATTGATGTGAAGGGAATTGAAGTTGTTTTAAATTACGATCTCCCGGAGAAACCAGAGGACTATATTCATCGCATTGGCCGCACCGCCCGGGCAGGCGGCGCAGGGCATGCGATTTCTTTCGCAACACCGGACCAGAAAGGCGACGTAAGAGGAATTGAGCGTCTTATCCGGGCAACGCTTCCGCTCTCAAAACTTCCCGAGCTTCCTCCGGCGCGTAAAAGCGAGCAAACAGCCGAAGATCGCGAGCCTCGTTTTGGTTACAGCCGCCGGCCTCAATCCAGCTCTCGCTTCAGCCCCGCTAAGCGGGACTTCGGACATTCTTCGCGCCCGAGTTCTCGTTCCGGATCTTTTCGGCCAAAGCGATCCTCAAATAATAATGGGGGATATTTCCGATAA
- a CDS encoding peptide chain release factor-like protein, producing the protein MINQNSTTISIYAGVGGEDAKDWVEMLLRMYQKFAQRNNWKFHLISNNALEIIGENVYGLLKNESGVHRLIRISPFDAKKLRHTSFALIEVLPELPELEAKNLNIPEEDLKIELCRSSGPGGQNVNKRETAVKLIHLPTGLSAASQIERSQGQNREKAMKLLKSKIFKLMTERQEKELSNLRIKVTPDWGHQIRSYVLHPYQMVKDHRTGVKVSNANEVLEGNLDKFIQKG; encoded by the coding sequence ATGATTAACCAAAATTCAACAACCATTTCTATTTATGCCGGTGTCGGAGGAGAAGACGCCAAGGACTGGGTGGAAATGCTTTTGAGAATGTATCAGAAATTCGCCCAGCGGAATAATTGGAAATTCCACCTGATTAGCAACAACGCCCTGGAAATAATAGGGGAGAATGTTTACGGCCTGCTTAAAAATGAATCCGGAGTTCACCGCTTAATCAGAATTTCTCCTTTTGACGCCAAAAAACTTCGCCATACTTCTTTCGCTTTGATTGAAGTTCTGCCGGAACTGCCGGAGCTGGAAGCAAAAAATTTGAATATTCCAGAAGAAGATTTAAAAATAGAACTCTGTCGTTCCAGCGGCCCGGGCGGCCAGAACGTCAATAAACGGGAAACGGCGGTAAAATTGATTCATTTGCCGACCGGTTTGTCCGCCGCTTCACAAATTGAACGCTCTCAGGGCCAAAATCGGGAAAAAGCCATGAAATTGCTTAAATCCAAAATTTTCAAATTAATGACCGAACGACAGGAAAAAGAGTTGAGTAATCTGCGAATCAAAGTGACTCCCGATTGGGGCCATCAAATCCGTTCCTATGTCCTTCACCCTTATCAGATGGTTAAAGACCACCGGACAGGCGTCAAAGTCAGTAATGCCAATGAAGTTTTAGAAGGAAATCTTGATAAATTCATCCAAAAAGGATAA